The nucleotide sequence TTTCTAATATAATAATTAGGTGCAATGTCTTGTAAAATTTTCCAACTCCTCCTTATTATGGGTAAAGCATATGTGGGTTGTCTCGAATATAGGTCTTTAATCCATTCTACTGTTTTTTTGTCCCCAGGATATCCGCTTCCGAAGTCACCATACGTCTTCTTTAGCTCATTTATTATATTGTCTCTTACTACTTTTGCTATTATACTCGCTGCACTTACCTCTACATATTTTACATCAGCGTTATTTTCCACTCTAGGGGAAGAATTGATATTAATGATCTCTCTTTCCACAGCACTAGCATTACCAACTTTATCGACAGTCACTATGGAAGGATTGTAAACAGACATGGAGTGTATTATCTGTATCATAGCCCTATATGTAATTTCATTGAGATTTTCGGAATCTATCTCTTCTGGATATGCTTTCACCAGGGAAATAGCATAACTGTACTCTAAAATTACACCGAAAAGATATTCCCTTTTCTTCCTGGTTAATTTTTTACTATCTTTTACACCTATTTCACTCAGAAATTTTAGAAAATTACTATCTATTGCGACACCAGCTACAACCATAGGTCCTATAAGGGATCCTCTTCCCGCCTCATCGATTCCGACTAAAATCATATTCTTACTGATATTACTAATTTAGCACTCTTTTTTCCATTTTTCATCCTTTCATCTTGAAAACTCTCTGTAATCTTAATGTCCTTTATTGTAGACATTAAAGATGACACTAGTCGTTTTGCAACTCCTTTATTTATGAAATAGTAATCTATTCCCTCTCTACCTTCAATCACATCTGACAGATTATTAATGACTTCCTCATTGAAAAAGGATTCAAACACAGTCCTCTTACTTTGTGTGAATTCCCCAGTTTTAGTTCTCAGTTGTATTATAGCCTCATAATATCGTGACTTCCTTCTGAGGCATGAAGGGCATAAAACTCTCTCAACCTTTAAACTTATGGTTCTTGTAAGTCTAAAATCTCTATTACCTATTTTTCCTCGTATGTCTACATCTATGAATGGATGGTCATTATAATCTAACCATTGTTTCACTATTGTATATTCCACATCAGTTACATTGGGATCTGTTTTGATATTCCTATCGATTTCACGATAAACTATGGAA is from Sulfolobus acidocaldarius DSM 639 and encodes:
- the rnhB gene encoding ribonuclease HII, with the translated sequence MILVGIDEAGRGSLIGPMVVAGVAIDSNFLKFLSEIGVKDSKKLTRKKREYLFGVILEYSYAISLVKAYPEEIDSENLNEITYRAMIQIIHSMSVYNPSIVTVDKVGNASAVEREIININSSPRVENNADVKYVEVSAASIIAKVVRDNIINELKKTYGDFGSGYPGDKKTVEWIKDLYSRQPTYALPIIRRSWKILQDIAPNYYIRKRDGN
- a CDS encoding 60S ribosomal export protein NMD3, translating into MSCGKENVELIDRLCIDCYMKIKELITVPTEIQGKYCKVCGSEWVSGKWIKSADQDPLTSIVYREIDRNIKTDPNVTDVEYTIVKQWLDYNDHPFIDVDIRGKIGNRDFRLTRTISLKVERVLCPSCLRRKSRYYEAIIQLRTKTGEFTQSKRTVFESFFNEEVINNLSDVIEGREGIDYYFINKGVAKRLVSSLMSTIKDIKITESFQDERMKNGKKSAKLVISVRI